One stretch of Leptospira mtsangambouensis DNA includes these proteins:
- a CDS encoding MFS transporter, with protein sequence MSQNPPKLYSYRWVVLFAYIVITATICLQWLTYAPIARDAKEFYHVSPLQIDLLSLVFLGVFVFIAIPASYVIDTYGIKKGVGFGAILTGVCGLLKGIYAADYTIVLFCQIGLAIAQPFLLNAVTKISVLWFPIQERATAVALGTLAQFLGIILVMILTPILLQSGNSIPGVMMIYGFVSVASAVLFLLLIKEKPPTSPSTHGEDHELPFLEGLRFLWKQKDMRKILFLFLIGLGVFNAVSTCIDQICEIKGLNIDESGLVGGVMLISGIIGGIIIPPLSDKLQKRKLFLIIAMAGFLLGLSLFTLFQGFIFLLTGSVIIGFFLLGIGAPIGFQYCAEITSPAPESTSQGLLLLVGQVSGILFILGLNFFGMISFLYILLFLSLINFVMVFWLKESPFMES encoded by the coding sequence ATGAGCCAAAACCCTCCAAAACTATATTCTTACCGCTGGGTCGTTCTTTTCGCCTACATCGTCATCACCGCAACCATTTGTTTGCAATGGTTGACTTATGCTCCCATTGCACGCGATGCCAAAGAATTTTATCATGTAAGCCCACTCCAAATTGATTTACTCTCCCTTGTATTCCTCGGAGTTTTTGTTTTCATCGCCATTCCCGCATCTTATGTAATTGATACTTATGGGATTAAAAAAGGAGTTGGGTTTGGGGCCATACTAACAGGTGTTTGTGGTTTACTCAAAGGGATTTATGCCGCAGATTATACCATTGTGCTCTTCTGCCAAATTGGACTAGCCATAGCCCAACCGTTTTTACTGAATGCCGTCACAAAAATCAGTGTCTTATGGTTTCCCATCCAAGAAAGAGCCACTGCCGTTGCCCTGGGAACTCTCGCACAATTTCTCGGAATCATTCTTGTGATGATCCTCACCCCCATCTTACTCCAATCAGGAAATTCCATTCCAGGAGTGATGATGATTTACGGTTTTGTTTCTGTAGCTTCAGCCGTTCTTTTTCTTTTGCTCATCAAAGAAAAACCTCCCACATCTCCAAGCACTCACGGAGAAGACCATGAACTCCCTTTTTTGGAAGGACTTCGTTTTTTATGGAAACAGAAGGACATGAGAAAAATCCTATTTTTGTTTCTCATCGGACTTGGAGTCTTCAATGCGGTCAGCACTTGTATTGATCAAATTTGCGAAATCAAAGGACTGAATATCGACGAATCAGGACTTGTGGGCGGAGTGATGCTCATCTCTGGAATCATTGGAGGGATCATCATTCCTCCGTTATCCGATAAATTGCAAAAAAGAAAATTATTTCTCATCATTGCGATGGCAGGATTTCTCTTGGGCCTTAGTTTATTTACCTTATTCCAAGGATTTATTTTCCTACTCACAGGTTCCGTGATCATTGGATTTTTTCTTCTCGGCATTGGAGCCCCTATCGGATTTCAATACTGTGCGGAGATCACATCCCCCGCACCAGAATCGACTTCCCAAGGATTGTTACTTCTAGTCGGACAAGTATCGGGGATTCTATTTATCTTGGGATTAAACTTTTTTGGGATGATATCGTTTCTTTATATCCTTCTCTTCCTATCACTGATTAATTTTGTGATGGTGTTTTGGTTAAAAGAATCACCGTTTATGGAAAGTTAG
- a CDS encoding xylulokinase, producing MESGYILTYDIGTTGVKTCLFRISKALELVQSATKEYSIHLLENGGAEQNPDDWWSSMKDTTTEILSQSKIHPDSIQGISFCSQMQGLVLTDAKFQVVRPAMSYMDQRASQEMKKGIVHGFKIEGINAIKLLLSLWITGAVAASVKDPIWKYKWVEKNEPEKFSKVKWWFDVKEYLIARSTNEAVMTRDSAFATFLYNSRVGKGNWSPLLCKLFGVRLDHLPKIVNSSDRVGGLTKEAADFLGLKENISVFGGGGDASLIGVGAGAVSEGDTHIYAGTSGWISTVTKKRTVDIGARIASIVGAREGYYNYFGEQETSGKCLQWVRDHLALDEIDLYLEKKKITDGPDAVYESLFEFMFDSIKDTEPGSHGVIFTPWLHGNRCPFEDPKARGIFFNISLNTGKRTLIRAVVEGILFHKRWILELSHRKIPTSNTIRFVGGVARSAFICQLLADITGKTIERVVHPENVGAMGAAAIVAFGIGKIQKFEEIKSMIPIQDKWTPNPNHKAIYDKNFKVFQNLYKVNQNNFAILNT from the coding sequence ATGGAATCTGGATATATACTGACTTATGATATTGGCACGACAGGAGTCAAAACTTGTCTCTTCCGGATCTCGAAGGCGCTGGAACTGGTGCAATCTGCCACAAAAGAATATTCGATCCATCTTTTAGAAAATGGAGGAGCAGAACAAAATCCAGATGACTGGTGGTCCTCAATGAAGGATACCACAACAGAAATATTATCCCAATCCAAAATTCATCCAGACTCCATCCAAGGAATTTCTTTTTGTTCACAGATGCAAGGCCTTGTCCTTACCGATGCAAAGTTCCAAGTGGTCCGACCAGCGATGAGTTATATGGACCAAAGAGCATCCCAAGAAATGAAAAAAGGGATTGTACACGGTTTTAAAATTGAAGGAATCAACGCCATTAAACTCTTGTTATCTCTTTGGATCACGGGAGCAGTGGCTGCCAGTGTAAAGGATCCTATTTGGAAATACAAATGGGTCGAAAAAAATGAACCAGAAAAATTTTCGAAAGTAAAGTGGTGGTTTGATGTAAAAGAATATCTAATCGCACGCTCTACAAACGAAGCCGTTATGACGAGAGATTCTGCTTTTGCTACTTTTTTATATAACTCCAGAGTAGGAAAAGGAAATTGGAGTCCCCTTTTATGTAAATTGTTCGGTGTTCGGTTGGATCATTTGCCAAAGATAGTCAATTCTTCTGACCGAGTGGGAGGACTTACAAAAGAAGCTGCAGATTTTTTGGGACTCAAAGAAAACATATCCGTGTTTGGTGGTGGTGGTGATGCCTCTCTGATTGGTGTGGGAGCTGGGGCAGTGAGTGAAGGTGACACTCATATCTATGCAGGAACTTCCGGGTGGATATCAACGGTCACAAAAAAGAGAACAGTGGATATTGGAGCAAGGATCGCCTCGATAGTTGGAGCAAGAGAAGGGTATTATAATTATTTTGGAGAACAAGAAACATCTGGCAAATGTTTGCAATGGGTAAGAGACCATTTGGCCTTAGATGAAATAGATTTATATTTAGAAAAAAAGAAAATCACCGATGGTCCTGATGCCGTGTATGAAAGTTTATTCGAGTTTATGTTTGATTCGATCAAAGATACCGAACCTGGATCTCATGGAGTGATTTTTACACCGTGGCTTCATGGGAATCGTTGTCCTTTCGAAGACCCAAAAGCAAGAGGGATATTCTTTAACATCAGTTTGAACACAGGCAAAAGAACTCTCATCCGAGCTGTAGTGGAAGGAATTCTTTTTCATAAACGTTGGATTTTGGAATTGTCTCATCGTAAGATACCCACTTCCAATACAATTCGATTTGTGGGTGGTGTAGCAAGGTCTGCTTTTATCTGTCAGTTGTTAGCTGATATCACGGGAAAAACCATTGAAAGGGTAGTTCATCCGGAAAACGTTGGCGCGATGGGAGCTGCTGCCATTGTTGCTTTTGGAATTGGAAAAATTCAAAAATTTGAAGAGATCAAATCAATGATCCCCATCCAAGACAAATGGACTCCCAATCCAAATCATAAAGCGATTTACGATAAAAACTTTAAGGTCTTTCAAAACCTCTACAAAGTGAATCAAAACAATTTTGCAATTTTAAATACATAA
- a CDS encoding aminoglycoside phosphotransferase family protein, whose product MDKQNKEYSMKSLGKPFAIGRSADLFALPENKILKLFFPEAKESEIDLEVENTVEANRKGASRMRCYGKAKVENRFGIIFDRLNGISLTKLPDKNPLELFRIAGKLARLHYGIHQIESERFKDIKEILKHCLDSKPLSFLDAGEKEIAKSYIAGLPNGNSILHLDFHPENVIVEGKDEIIIDWMTAAKGNPAADVAFTFLLFTDGELWPGTPKLKIIFYTIIRKFILSGYLKVYKSLSGMTDAQISAWRLPALILRLGLWNIESERESLKAQITRLVANGGKV is encoded by the coding sequence ATGGATAAACAAAACAAAGAATATAGTATGAAAAGTTTGGGGAAACCTTTTGCGATTGGTAGATCGGCAGATCTATTTGCTTTGCCTGAGAATAAAATTCTAAAACTTTTTTTTCCAGAAGCAAAAGAATCGGAAATCGATTTAGAAGTAGAAAATACTGTTGAGGCAAACAGAAAGGGCGCATCCAGGATGCGATGTTATGGAAAAGCCAAAGTAGAAAATCGATTCGGAATTATTTTCGATCGTCTGAATGGAATTTCACTCACAAAACTTCCTGATAAAAATCCATTGGAACTCTTTCGTATCGCCGGCAAATTAGCGCGCCTACACTACGGTATCCATCAAATTGAATCGGAACGTTTTAAAGATATTAAGGAAATTCTGAAACATTGTTTGGATTCAAAACCACTTTCTTTTTTGGACGCTGGTGAAAAAGAAATTGCTAAATCCTATATTGCCGGCTTACCCAATGGAAATTCCATTCTTCATTTGGATTTTCATCCAGAAAACGTGATCGTAGAAGGGAAAGATGAGATCATCATTGATTGGATGACTGCGGCAAAAGGAAATCCGGCTGCAGATGTTGCTTTCACCTTTCTTTTGTTTACTGATGGGGAACTATGGCCTGGGACACCAAAATTAAAAATCATCTTTTATACAATCATCCGAAAGTTTATCCTTAGTGGGTATTTAAAGGTATATAAAAGCTTAAGTGGAATGACCGATGCCCAAATTTCTGCTTGGAGACTTCCGGCACTCATTCTTCGTTTGGGCCTATGGAATATCGAGAGTGAAAGAGAGAGTCTAAAAGCACAAATCACTCGTTTGGTGGCAAATGGTGGTAAAGTATGA
- a CDS encoding glycerol-3-phosphate dehydrogenase/oxidase, with product MNLKLDRFIDSYNGEEFDVTIIGGGITGATLAYEVASRGYTVALLEKKDFGGATSAATGKLIHGGLRYLKQFEIGLVREALKERRILSNIAPNLVYPYPMVLPKPGLIARIGLFVYDLLSFDSKWTWDESKQIPNHKYLKRKELLQKNLGDFEDAAYFYDAICLSPERLTLSFLKSAASYGAKIANYTVVDDLIWKDNAVVGIQVRDALSDKKYEIRSKVTINASGPWTHNILSKSPKTKQPMPKKRSEGIYIITKKLTNLMTLYVGDKGHFSFAPWRGHSMIGPTEKSYFGNVEDWKLTKESISEFIDYINETSHIKEKLSMDDVIFAYGGLRPLIESSDDTYSASRRSELYDHARDGIQGLITAAGGKYTTSRNFAESIFKRIKKKLEKKSTENISAKQYLYASQIPNIEIFIQGAQKQNTEFSEKTIDYLVRHYGLQYEIILEFARKTKNLAAVLNADGELLAEVVYVIRYEMAKSLSDIFLRRTGLGTLGILSDEIMKAIIDTAALEWNWSEETKKKETESIYKTLKLPV from the coding sequence ATGAATTTAAAGTTAGATCGTTTTATCGATTCTTACAATGGTGAAGAATTTGATGTCACTATCATTGGTGGAGGGATTACAGGCGCCACTTTAGCTTATGAAGTGGCTAGTCGTGGTTATACGGTTGCCTTGCTTGAAAAAAAAGATTTTGGCGGAGCCACTTCTGCGGCCACTGGAAAGTTGATTCATGGTGGGCTTCGTTATTTAAAACAATTTGAAATCGGACTTGTGAGAGAGGCCTTAAAAGAAAGAAGGATTCTTTCTAACATCGCTCCCAATTTAGTTTATCCCTATCCAATGGTACTTCCAAAACCTGGACTCATAGCAAGGATTGGACTTTTTGTATATGATCTTCTTTCTTTTGATAGCAAATGGACTTGGGATGAATCCAAACAAATTCCCAACCATAAATACCTCAAACGAAAAGAACTGCTCCAAAAGAACTTGGGTGATTTTGAAGATGCAGCATATTTTTATGATGCCATTTGTTTGAGCCCAGAGAGGTTAACCCTCAGTTTTTTAAAATCTGCTGCTTCCTATGGTGCCAAAATTGCAAACTATACAGTGGTTGATGATTTGATTTGGAAAGACAATGCAGTGGTCGGAATCCAAGTGCGAGATGCACTTTCCGATAAAAAATACGAAATTCGTTCTAAGGTTACTATCAATGCATCGGGTCCTTGGACTCACAATATACTTTCCAAATCTCCTAAAACAAAACAACCCATGCCGAAAAAAAGATCGGAAGGGATCTATATCATCACTAAAAAGTTAACAAACCTAATGACTCTTTATGTGGGAGACAAAGGTCATTTCAGTTTTGCCCCTTGGCGTGGACATTCAATGATTGGCCCAACTGAAAAATCATATTTTGGCAATGTGGAAGATTGGAAACTGACCAAAGAAAGTATCTCCGAGTTTATCGACTATATCAACGAAACATCTCATATTAAAGAGAAGTTGTCGATGGATGATGTGATTTTTGCTTACGGTGGTCTTCGTCCACTCATTGAAAGTTCGGATGATACTTATTCTGCTTCGAGAAGGTCAGAACTTTATGATCATGCCAGGGATGGAATCCAAGGTCTGATCACCGCAGCAGGTGGAAAATACACCACAAGTCGGAATTTTGCTGAATCGATTTTTAAAAGGATCAAAAAGAAACTTGAGAAAAAATCAACAGAGAATATTTCCGCAAAACAATACTTATACGCTTCTCAAATTCCCAATATTGAAATTTTCATCCAAGGGGCTCAGAAACAAAACACAGAATTCTCTGAAAAGACAATCGATTATTTGGTCCGTCATTATGGGTTACAATATGAGATCATTTTGGAGTTTGCAAGAAAGACTAAAAACTTGGCAGCTGTTTTGAATGCGGATGGAGAATTATTGGCAGAAGTTGTCTATGTGATTCGTTACGAAATGGCAAAATCCCTTTCAGATATTTTCTTAAGAAGAACAGGTCTTGGAACACTCGGGATTCTCTCTGATGAAATTATGAAAGCGATCATTGACACAGCTGCTTTGGAATGGAACTGGTCAGAAGAAACAAAAAAGAAAGAAACAGAATCAATTTACAAAACTTTAAAATTACCTGTGTGA
- a CDS encoding MBL fold metallo-hydrolase, with product MGKVITIDTEYANFSEVASAYLLEEEGYGVVVETNTTHAIPKILKVMDSEGVKPENLDYVIVTHVHLDHAGGAWALLEACPNAILLAHPKTAKHLIDPSLLIKSATSVYGKENFVSLYGEIKPIPKDRVRVMEDGEWLSWKDHSFQFIYTKGHANHHFCIYDQKTNGIYTGDSFGISYPQLENGKRFIFPTTTPTDFDFAEAIHSLNLILDTGAEVAYLTHFGPIGDLKKNAEDLKLGLTLCSEAIQVLETIPKEERLIFMESKVKAMIQTLANNNSITLTQSDWKLLHLDVNLNAQGLVYAFEKKQPKV from the coding sequence ATGGGCAAAGTGATCACGATTGATACGGAGTATGCAAACTTCTCGGAGGTGGCTTCGGCTTATCTTTTGGAGGAGGAAGGTTATGGAGTGGTTGTGGAAACCAATACCACCCATGCCATCCCAAAAATTCTGAAGGTCATGGATTCCGAAGGTGTCAAGCCTGAGAACCTCGACTATGTGATTGTGACCCATGTGCACCTAGATCATGCTGGTGGGGCCTGGGCACTCCTCGAAGCCTGTCCGAATGCGATCCTCCTCGCTCATCCCAAAACCGCCAAACACTTGATAGATCCAAGTTTACTCATCAAAAGTGCCACGTCCGTCTATGGAAAAGAAAACTTTGTTTCCTTATATGGCGAAATCAAACCCATTCCGAAAGATAGGGTGCGAGTGATGGAAGATGGAGAGTGGCTTAGTTGGAAAGACCATTCCTTTCAGTTTATTTACACCAAAGGACATGCGAACCACCACTTTTGTATATATGATCAAAAAACAAATGGGATCTATACTGGGGATTCTTTTGGAATTTCTTATCCTCAATTAGAAAATGGAAAACGATTTATTTTTCCTACCACAACACCCACTGACTTTGATTTTGCGGAAGCGATTCACTCGTTAAATCTAATTTTGGATACGGGAGCTGAGGTAGCTTACCTCACTCACTTTGGCCCGATTGGTGATTTAAAAAAGAATGCAGAGGACTTGAAGTTAGGACTGACTTTATGCAGTGAAGCCATTCAGGTTTTAGAGACAATTCCCAAGGAAGAACGTCTCATTTTTATGGAATCAAAAGTGAAAGCCATGATCCAAACTTTAGCAAACAATAATTCCATCACACTGACTCAGTCTGATTGGAAGTTACTACATCTAGATGTAAATTTGAATGCACAAGGGTTAGTGTATGCCTTTGAAAAGAAACAACCCAAAGTATAA
- the fliE gene encoding flagellar hook-basal body complex protein FliE yields MSIDRISNSSSQTYKPHSLLPQGDKVGIFRSNERHYGKTNEAKSPDEVAGTFGDALKKAFEQVNDQQVEADELTQKIVFDPNSVELHDVMIAAEKARISLTFAKTMSDGFVRAYRELTTLR; encoded by the coding sequence ATGTCCATTGATCGCATTTCCAATAGTAGTTCCCAAACTTACAAACCACATTCCCTACTCCCACAAGGTGACAAGGTAGGAATCTTTCGCTCTAACGAACGTCACTATGGCAAAACCAATGAAGCCAAGTCTCCCGATGAAGTGGCTGGAACATTTGGAGATGCCTTAAAAAAAGCATTCGAACAAGTGAATGACCAACAAGTAGAAGCAGATGAACTCACTCAAAAAATTGTTTTTGATCCAAATTCTGTAGAACTTCATGATGTGATGATTGCAGCAGAGAAGGCTCGGATCTCATTGACATTTGCAAAAACAATGTCTGATGGATTTGTCAGAGCTTACAGAGAACTCACAACGCTTAGATAA
- the flgC gene encoding flagellar basal body rod protein FlgC has product MGMFDSINISATGLSAQRLRMDVISNNIANSTTTRNTNGDGPFRRDRVILTPINLRTNWKSPVYPFGVAPGEGKGVKVMKIEKDMSPLRLTYDPTHPDAIQTGPKKGYVELPNINIVTEMTDMISASRSYEANVQLINGSKAMMNKAMEIGRA; this is encoded by the coding sequence ATGGGAATGTTTGATTCGATTAATATATCTGCCACTGGCCTTTCTGCCCAAAGACTCCGAATGGATGTTATTTCGAATAACATCGCCAACTCGACAACCACGAGAAATACTAATGGAGATGGCCCTTTCCGTAGAGATCGCGTCATCCTAACACCGATTAACCTAAGAACTAATTGGAAAAGCCCTGTGTATCCTTTTGGAGTCGCTCCCGGCGAAGGCAAAGGGGTAAAGGTAATGAAAATCGAAAAGGATATGAGTCCTTTACGACTCACTTATGACCCAACCCATCCCGATGCCATCCAAACTGGCCCGAAAAAAGGATACGTGGAACTTCCGAACATCAATATCGTCACGGAGATGACAGATATGATTTCTGCTTCTCGGTCCTATGAGGCCAATGTCCAACTCATCAATGGGTCCAAAGCCATGATGAATAAGGCAATGGAAATCGGTCGGGCGTAA
- the flgB gene encoding flagellar basal body rod protein FlgB produces MFEATHFMKTQDLLERGLGAATQRRKVITDNIANADVPNFKRSEVVFESMLKRAIESEKIEKDKAVPTKITNDRHIEFFKPLDYRDAKPKTNLDYLTTMRPDGNNVDIEKEVVEANQNQMSYSLMIDRLNQNNRLLNIVMRTN; encoded by the coding sequence ATGTTTGAAGCAACACATTTCATGAAAACTCAAGACCTTTTGGAACGTGGCCTTGGTGCGGCGACCCAGAGGCGTAAAGTGATTACAGATAATATTGCCAATGCGGATGTTCCTAATTTTAAACGTTCGGAAGTGGTGTTTGAGTCTATGCTGAAACGCGCCATCGAATCAGAAAAAATTGAAAAGGACAAAGCAGTTCCGACTAAAATCACTAACGATCGTCATATTGAATTTTTTAAACCGCTAGATTATCGGGATGCCAAACCCAAAACCAATTTGGATTACCTCACAACGATGAGACCCGATGGAAACAACGTAGACATTGAAAAAGAAGTGGTAGAAGCAAACCAAAACCAAATGAGTTACAGCCTTATGATTGATCGCCTCAACCAAAACAACCGCCTTCTCAACATTGTGATGAGAACCAACTAA
- a CDS encoding PD40 domain-containing protein → MFKYFVSFLLVFGVVRCGTDKNEEGKDFFLGLALISAFSNYGTIAFAFDPDKDDEIYLYGLKENRTINVTENVGRDLAPRWSPNGKNLAFNSRRTVHGHNRPEIYTMDFPSREVRRITNTSAPDENQRAAWFPDSSSIVFQRGTYFAPSKLRLMKHDLKTGTETTLYEAGDKLHAAPGISPNGKYMVFQSNQDFAGTFPSRLYMMNLSNSQISNFVHPSVDLGSDADPKWSPDGKWITFTSARNGSGEYSHIYTVNFETNEVSQITFGNYSDSSPDFSPNGKEIVFQSNRYREYGLHIVSLETKEIRYLREGRTPVWSSQSLQELGF, encoded by the coding sequence ATGTTTAAATATTTTGTAAGTTTCCTTTTGGTGTTTGGTGTGGTTCGTTGCGGCACTGATAAAAATGAAGAGGGGAAAGATTTTTTCTTAGGCTTAGCTCTTATCTCTGCTTTTTCCAATTATGGAACGATTGCTTTTGCTTTTGATCCAGATAAAGATGATGAAATTTATCTTTATGGCCTAAAAGAAAATCGAACCATCAATGTAACAGAAAATGTTGGTAGAGATTTAGCTCCTCGTTGGAGCCCCAACGGTAAGAATCTTGCCTTTAATAGTCGCCGAACGGTTCATGGGCACAATCGACCAGAAATCTACACGATGGATTTTCCCTCTCGCGAAGTAAGGCGTATCACTAACACTTCTGCCCCGGATGAAAACCAACGAGCCGCTTGGTTTCCCGATTCCTCCTCAATTGTTTTTCAACGAGGAACCTATTTTGCTCCCTCCAAACTTAGATTGATGAAACATGATTTGAAAACTGGAACAGAGACTACTCTCTATGAAGCAGGAGATAAATTACATGCTGCTCCCGGGATTTCACCTAACGGAAAATATATGGTATTTCAATCGAATCAAGATTTTGCGGGAACCTTTCCCTCTCGATTGTACATGATGAATTTATCCAATTCCCAAATTTCAAATTTTGTGCATCCAAGTGTGGACTTAGGATCTGATGCCGATCCCAAGTGGTCACCCGATGGAAAATGGATAACCTTTACCTCAGCAAGAAATGGTTCAGGTGAATACAGTCATATCTACACTGTGAACTTTGAAACCAATGAAGTTTCACAAATCACATTTGGTAACTATTCTGATTCTTCCCCTGACTTTTCCCCCAACGGAAAAGAAATCGTATTTCAATCGAATCGATATAGAGAGTATGGCCTCCATATTGTTTCCTTAGAAACAAAGGAAATACGATACTTACGAGAAGGAAGGACTCCCGTTTGGTCCTCCCAATCCCTCCAAGAACTCGGATTTTAG
- a CDS encoding SDR family NAD(P)-dependent oxidoreductase: protein MAYHLQDKVVLITGAAGGIGTACAKELYAEGAKLVLTDVSQKSVDTLAAEFAKERVLAKAMDVTDWKSIKKVTNLSVSTFGKIDIVFANAGISWKESAYTVFNSDESEFEKILEVDLLGVWRTVKSSLPEIVKNQGQVVVTSSIYAFTNGMCNAPYATSKAGIEMFVRSLRAELAGKSASASVLYPGWITTPLTEGVFGGDHLTTTMREIGFPPILRKAIPPEKVAKALVHGLKQRKPRIIVPARWVPIQLFRGIVGIFSDWYLSKHSRVQSLLLELENRTKK from the coding sequence ATGGCTTATCATCTACAAGATAAAGTAGTTCTCATCACAGGTGCAGCCGGCGGAATTGGAACCGCTTGCGCAAAAGAACTGTATGCAGAAGGTGCCAAACTTGTATTAACAGATGTATCTCAAAAATCAGTGGATACATTGGCAGCTGAGTTTGCAAAAGAACGAGTATTAGCAAAAGCAATGGATGTTACTGATTGGAAATCCATAAAAAAAGTAACCAATCTATCCGTTTCTACTTTTGGGAAAATTGATATAGTTTTTGCCAATGCAGGAATTTCTTGGAAAGAATCCGCTTATACTGTTTTTAATAGTGATGAATCTGAATTTGAAAAAATTTTGGAAGTGGATCTGTTAGGTGTTTGGCGCACAGTCAAATCATCTTTACCTGAAATTGTAAAAAACCAAGGACAAGTGGTTGTTACCTCTTCCATCTATGCTTTCACAAATGGAATGTGCAATGCACCTTATGCCACTTCCAAAGCGGGGATTGAAATGTTTGTCCGTTCTCTTCGGGCAGAACTTGCAGGCAAGTCTGCAAGTGCCAGTGTATTGTATCCTGGTTGGATTACGACTCCACTGACAGAGGGTGTTTTTGGAGGAGATCATTTAACAACAACCATGCGAGAGATCGGATTTCCACCTATTTTAAGAAAAGCCATTCCTCCTGAAAAAGTGGCAAAGGCATTGGTGCATGGTTTGAAACAGCGAAAACCAAGAATCATCGTACCGGCTCGTTGGGTTCCCATCCAACTCTTCCGAGGGATTGTTGGGATTTTTTCTGATTGGTATCTCTCAAAACACTCCCGCGTCCAGTCCTTACTTTTGGAGTTAGAAAATAGAACTAAAAAATAA
- a CDS encoding RNA polymerase sigma factor: MTIVNQETKILSDLFRREQVKMTAVLCRHFSLKDIDVVEDIIAETFLRATEVWPQNGIPENPSAWLYTVAKNIAKDGFRKKISETKKINHVLNSNFEEPQDISFEESLISDSHLAMIFAVCENTISPKSRVCLSLQILCGFSVEEIGFALHSNKEAVKKILFRAREQLRQSKFEIKDLTIDEIKLRMDSVLLTVYLLFNEGYSSKTKDSVIRIDLIKQAMNLGLSLTLTKSTKTPELLALMSLFCFQASRLDSRTNTQGSVVIFTDQDKSKWDQNLIQKGNEYFLEAFSTTSRSRYHYEAAIAYWHTQEESLEKWKYILNIYDNFLEIYQSPSVFLNRVFAYSKVNGKQKALDEMENYKDYKNRDYHSLLGYLYSNSNSELASLHYQKAIQKTKSKKEIALLEQKIKELN; this comes from the coding sequence ATGACCATAGTTAATCAAGAAACCAAAATCCTATCGGATTTGTTTCGTAGAGAACAAGTAAAGATGACGGCCGTTTTGTGCCGTCATTTTAGTTTGAAAGACATTGATGTAGTTGAGGACATTATTGCAGAAACATTTTTACGAGCTACCGAAGTTTGGCCACAAAATGGAATCCCAGAAAATCCTTCTGCATGGCTTTACACTGTTGCCAAAAATATCGCAAAAGATGGTTTTAGAAAAAAAATATCTGAAACGAAAAAAATAAATCATGTTCTAAACTCAAATTTTGAAGAACCACAAGACATTAGTTTTGAAGAAAGTTTAATTTCCGACAGTCACCTCGCAATGATCTTTGCAGTTTGCGAAAATACGATTTCTCCAAAAAGTAGAGTTTGTTTAAGTTTACAAATTTTATGCGGCTTTAGTGTTGAAGAAATAGGATTTGCTCTTCATTCAAACAAAGAAGCTGTAAAAAAAATTTTATTCCGCGCACGCGAACAATTACGCCAATCAAAATTTGAAATCAAAGATCTTACAATTGATGAAATTAAATTGAGGATGGACTCAGTCCTTTTAACAGTTTATCTTCTTTTTAACGAAGGTTATTCGTCAAAAACAAAAGATTCAGTGATTCGTATCGATTTAATCAAACAAGCGATGAACCTGGGACTCTCCTTAACTCTTACAAAATCGACTAAAACACCTGAATTGTTAGCACTCATGTCTCTTTTTTGTTTTCAGGCATCTCGACTCGACTCTCGCACAAATACGCAAGGGTCAGTTGTGATTTTTACTGACCAAGATAAATCTAAATGGGACCAAAACTTGATTCAGAAAGGAAACGAATATTTTTTAGAGGCATTTAGTACAACCTCACGATCAAGATACCATTATGAAGCTGCCATTGCCTATTGGCATACGCAAGAAGAGTCCTTAGAAAAATGGAAATACATCTTAAACATATATGATAACTTTTTGGAAATTTACCAATCTCCGTCTGTTTTTTTAAATCGAGTTTTCGCCTATTCAAAAGTTAACGGAAAACAAAAAGCATTGGATGAAATGGAAAATTATAAAGATTATAAAAATCGTGATTACCATTCATTACTTGGATATTTATATTCTAATTCCAATAGCGAATTGGCTTCTCTACATTATCAGAAGGCAATTCAAAAAACAAAATCCAAAAAAGAAATCGCACTCTTAGAACAAAAAATCAAAGAATTAAACTAA